The Aspergillus nidulans FGSC A4 chromosome VII nucleotide sequence GCAAGTTGGTGGAAGCTTCTAGAACTTTCgatggctggtgctgccGTCAACGTCACACGTCACTCCCTGGGGCTCTTGCAAGATCGCACTGCCATCACTCAAGGCACCGTCTGACACTCCCATCCTCCGTATATATcggcatcttcatcctgctgGTATCCCTTCGAAACGTGCCCTAAACTAAACAGCTTACTGCTGTTCTGTGCCTTTACCTGCCTGATATACTACCAACAGCTCCCCGCACTATACCTTGCCGAACCTTCTACGTCATTCGAGTTCCCCTCCAACAGCCTTTATTACCTACCGACCCTTTTGACAACACACCTTTGGGCGTACTGCATCCAACCCATAGATTGATTGGGTTCTCCACTTATTAATCAATAACTGAAGCTCAATTCGAGATCACATACACATTATGGTCGCAGAAACAAAGTTATACGATGCGCTTGGCATCAAGCCGGACGCTTCGCaggaagatatcaagaaagCCTACCGGAAGGCTGCGTTGAAGTACCATCCAGACAAGAATAAAGATGATGCTAAAGCTGCTGAGAAATTCAAAGGTATGTTATGATCTTCCCTTCTTGTTCATTTCATTTGAACCCCGGCTAATACCGTATAGAGGTCTCCCAAGCCTACGAAGTCCTCTCAGATCCTGAGAAACGCAAAGTCTATGATCAATTCGGCTTAGAATACCTTCTACGTGGTGGTCCTGCACCAACACCCGGCGGCGGCGGTCCCAACCCCTTCGAGGGAGGCGGCATGCCCGGTGGGTTCTCCTTTGGTGGCATGCCCGGCGGCGGTACGCGCACATTCCACTTCTCAACGGGACCGggcggcagcggcgggtTCCAATTCAGCTCCGCGGACGATATTTTCCGGAACTTCACCAAGGCCAGCGGCGGAATGGGCGGTtttgacgacgatgacatcttctccatgctAGGCGGTGGCCTTGGTGGCGGAGCTCGCAGCGGCGGTCCGCGGTTCCGAAGCAGTCGCGGAGCGAGCGCCAGTGGTAATGGAGCCGGCGCTGGGTTCCAGCGACAGTCGCAGCGGGCGCCAACTCCTGAACCGACGGTCGTGGAGAAGCAGTTGCCGCTGACACTGGAGGAGATTATGAGCGGTTGTAAGAAGACGGTTACTGTGAAGAGCAAGACGTTCGACGCGAGTGGGAAACGGACTGTGCAGGATGTTACGCTGGAAGCGACTATCAAGCCTGGGTTGCGGACCGGATCGAAGATCAAGTATCGGGGTGTCGGCGACCAGGAAGAAGGTGGCCGCCAGGATGTGCATCTCATTGTGACAGAGGTAAGTTCACGGCTACATGAAGCAAGCCCAATAACTCCCTTGTTATAGAACTAGGCACTAACTCCACCATAGAAAGAACACCCCAACTTCAAACGCCACGGCGACAACCTCATCACAACCGTCGACCTATCCCTCAAAGAAGCCCTTACAGGTTGGACTCGCATCGTGCGTACCATTGACGGCAAGTCGCTCAGAGTCTCAAAGCCCGGTCCCACGCCGCCTGGGTACGAAGAAAAGTTCCCTGGTCTGGGCATGACAATCTCAAAGAAGCCCAGCGAACGAGGCGATCTCATTGTGCGGGTTAACGTTGAATTCCCAAAGACGTTGAGTTCGAGTGCGAAGGAGGTGCTAAGGGATATTCTTCCTTAATTGCCTATTGGATAGATTTTCGTCATGATCTCCTTCGCTTTCTGTTTGGTCCGGTACATATACCTAGTTTTTATTTTCAGCATTGTTGGCGTTTGGGTGTGTGGCGAATTTTCATGATAATGATGGGCTGCAGGATTTCTTTACTCAATGAATGAATGATTATGATGCTATCCCCTGCAGCAGATCTGCCTAACATTTCTATAAAAGCATATTCACATGTCTGTTTTGTCTCAATGACGCCTCGTTTCATCTACGTAAGCCCTTGTAAATGCAATATGCACCTGGTCGTACCGGAGGCCATGAAACCCGTAGAGTACTtcaaaagaaaatcaaaTACCGTCTAGCTTAAGAGCAACATACTATAATTTACGTGAATCACAGAGcaccaagctccttgagcttcgaAATCAAGCCATCGACATCCTCGACCTTGCCACCGCCCTGTCGGGCAGGGGGTTCTATTACAGGTCAGCGTTGAGACCATAAttggaaaaagaaataacTTACCTGTAACCTTTAGAGTCTTCAGTCTCCTCTTATCCTCGACCCCGAGATCCTTTAACGTCAACTTCTCAagcggcttcttcttcgccttcataaTGTTGGGCAAGCTCGCGTATCTCGGCTCATTCAGTCTCAGATCCGTTGTGATAACCATAGGCAACTTTGCCTTCAGGATCTCAACACCACCGTCGACTTCATGTTCCACCTCAACGGTCCCCTGCTCATCCTTTACCTCAACTCGACTCGCCTGCGTCGCCTGCGGCCACCCCAACAATCCAGCAAGCATCTGCCCCGTCTGTCCCTGATCTCCGTCGATCGCCTGCTTTCCCAGGATGACAAGGTTaatattctccttctccacaACAGCCTTGAGTGTCTTTGCGACGGTGAGAGGCTCCAGCCCGCCGTCATTGCTGTCAGGGACGTCAATGTGGAATGCGCGGTCGGCGCCCATAGCCATGGCGGTGCGCAGAGTATCAACGCATTTGGGGCCACCAGCGGAGAGGGCAAGGATGTTGTCAACTTTCAGAGGGCCTTTGCGCTCGCGCAGGCGGATGGCTTCTTCAATGGAAAGCTCGTCGAAGGGGTTGAGCGAATGCTTGACGCCGGCTGTTTCGACGCCCGTGCGTGTTTTGTTGATGCGGGGTTTTATCTTAAGTTACAAGTCAGCACATTATACTAGGAAAATGGGTGGTAGAATGAAGATAGCCGAGTTTCAGCAATCAAACGACTGTTTGGAAAGACATGTGCTGAACTTGCGCCGAGCCGAGAACGGAGCTCATAATCCAATCCAAATCATGTAGAGCAAAACTCACCGCGTAGTCAATCACCCTCTTGACGGGGACGAGGATCCGTAGTCCACTGGCCATGATGATTATGTGAGTTAAGACGTGTTTCGCACGGGGGGAAAGGACAATCGACTTCAAGACTGCGGGGACTGAAGGTCTTGAGGGAGGAGGACAGTCGATCGGACGGTGACCGGGGCAGAAAACAGTCAGCGCTCTCCGCCCTGCGACCTGCCGACGCCGACCACCTATGATGTACGGCAGACTATTCAATTGTCCCGCTTCCAACCGCAGCCGAGGTTAGCCTTCAGCTCACTTACCTGCTATGTCCGCGCAAGTAGCCGTCGCTCGGTATTGAGGTGCATACTGCGTGTCGATCATCATTGCTACATGGATGATATTCATTGAATGAGATAATATTGCTCTATAATTCTATTCGGGATCTTTGTACAGCCAGCTTTTCGGGTATATAGAGGTGCCAGCCTAACTACGTCCAAAGGAGCCTTGTATCTACCATGTCTCTTGTTTATACCGCCCCGTCTTTTCCATCCCAACTAGGtaatcttcagcttctcgtcGACTGAACGGCTGTGTCCCGGCATCGTTTCCGTACTGGAACGCCTCTGTCAAGGTCTCCCGGACAGCCTGGGGCATCCGTCCAGAGGAGCCGCAAACGAACACAGCACCTCCCTTGTCATGCAGGAGATTAAAGACCAGGCTTGAGTTCTCCCGAATAACATCCTGGACATAGACCTTTTGCTTCTGGTCTCGCGAAAACGCCGTCAGGACTTTGAGTTTGATTAAGTCGCTCAGTTGCTGCCATTCgtcttcgaagaagaagtcCGCGGCTCGATTCCGACCGCCGTACACGAGAATCGTGGGCTCGATTGGCGGATCTACGCCGGGGTTTTTCTCTTGATAGGACTTGACGATCGCGGCTTTTTCCCATAGCATGGATCGTAAAGGCGCAACACCTGTGCCCGGTCCTATCAACATCGTAGGGCCGACTAGTTGGCCGACGGACGAGTTGAGGCCGCCTCGTTGCAGCTGGATCTTGAGTGTGCTTCCTGGTCGGAGATTGGAAATATATTTGGTGCAGACTCCTTCTCGTATCTTCTTGATCACGGTTCGGTACTTGACGATGGCGATTAAAAGTTCGAATCTTGCCCCGCCTACTGAAGTTCGCTTCAGTTCTCCGCCACTGGCGATGCTGAATTGCCTCGCTCGGATGATTGGAAACGTGGACGTTGCATGCTGCCACGGGATCTTGACGGTGTCGAACTCGTGCAGGATCTCAAGGATACTACGTCTTGGGCGCGTTGTGTAGTCCCAGAACTCGTCAAGATACTCCGGATTGGTAAATTCGAGCAATCGCTCCTTGTGCATCTCATATGTGGTGTAGTGTGCGATTGCTGCGAAGAATGACCGGCGGGGGATTGCTCTAATATCTAAGTAGTTGATAAGTAGTTCGCGCAGGGTCAGTCGCGGGTAGGAATCCAGGCTGTGGATGGGCGGACTAGGCAGTTCATTCGTCGAACGAGTGCTATCGCGAGGGACTAAAGAGACGAGCTGGTCCGCTTGCTCCTGCCAGCCCATCATCTCAATGAGACTTTGGACATCCTCAGCAGTGTTCTTCGGGGTTATCGTTAATACGTCCCCTGGAGCATATGAAATGGGATCGGAGACAGTCAAAATCAGATGACGCACGTCTTGCCAGTGCGTCTGCGGGGTCACACGTTTGTTCTGGACGAGAGTTGCCGTCAAGCTATCGTGTAGTGGCCGATGGTCATTGTCGAGACGGTACGAGTCAGGAAAATCCCCTGTTACTGCCGCGCCCATTGCATCAGGGGGACTGACATCCTCCGAAGCGGCTTCCTGGTCTCGAAGTCGTAGAACCCATTTTGGCGGTAGCTGGACATCGTCTGGTATCGGATCCTGCCCCGGGGGAAGAGGATACTTGTCCAGCAAGTGCTTCCGAAACCCTGCCAACCAAGGAATAAACGTACCCTCTAAGCTGCGACCATATCAGCATACAGTATTTGATAGCTGGGATCGGGACATACCCCGAAGAATGTTGGTGGTCTGCTTCTCCACCAGGGTATATCTCATCCGCGCCCAGCTGTAACAACCTTTTATACAGTTTGCGCGCAGCCCAGTTGAACTTGGGGTACGAGCTATCCCCCAGCCCAAACCACGTGAATCTCACTCCACTCAGAAAAGTCGgcggcagcttcttcaaaAGCAGCGATCTCCAAAACGTCCGAGCATTGGCCGGCAGATCTCCTTGACCGGTTGTCGAAACGGCAAAGACGACAATGGTATACGACCTTAACGACTCCTAGCGATGGCCAGCCTAGTTAGTGGTGTCCATATCAGAGTGCCATTAAAGACAGAGAACAAACCGGTTTAACATGATTCAACTCGGATATTTGAGTTGTGAAATGGAGGCGCTCTGCCAGAGCGCCCACCTCTTCGGCGACATCCTGTGCATTGCCGGTTTCGGAGCCATAGACGACGAGGGCAGAGCGTCCTGGCGGTCCTGGCGGTCCTGGTGAGCCTGGTGAGCCTGAGCTCTGGCTCCCGCTCATGCTGATTTGCGTTCCGATTGCAAAGAACTAGAATCAAGGAGCGAATAGCGTTGATGCGGCTCATGATCGAACGATAGAGTTTGTGCGGGCACTTTGGGCACTGCGGGGTTCCGCTGATGTCATCCATGTTTACTGTGCAATCTGTAGAGCAAAGGTGCAGTTAGATAAGGATTCTTAGTTAGCATAACTGAAAGACACAGGGCAAGACGATTTAGAACTAGGCATCAAGTGAAGGTATTACAAAATGTTCTTGAATTATTAAACTTCGACCCATGTGAGTGGTATTGGGATTATCTTTACAGCATGGGTTCTACAGAGTGAGCCTGATACGAACACATACTTTTTAGAATACAAAATCAAAACGCATCAAAGTATCTGGCGTAGAGGAAAAGTCACCCACCTCTTCTCATCCGTCAGCCAGCCATCGAAGTATTCCACTGAGCGACGGCTAATTAAAAGCGGCGATAAGCCGGTGCCAAATGCGGAAAGGAGCTTCAAGCCTGGCCCGTCGAGCGGAGCTGTCCTGTCGAGGTTGTGGTCTCCGGTAGTCTAGAGTATCACTCCGTACAAGTCTCCCATACTCTTGCTTTGATTCCAGACTTGACAATTGGCAAGTACAACAATGCGCCAACGAATAACATACATCCAAAAACCCTCTTTACCTTTCCACCCCTCTCAAACAACGCTCACCCGCGACTCCCTATACGTCGAATCCCTCGACGCTGCCCGCGAAGAACGCGTGACTTTTAGCTTCGACGAATTACCTAGTGAGGTGTGCACTATACCTACTGCTTCATCGCAACGCTCATTTTGGAATTGGCAATAAACTGCGATGATTGGCGGCTAATTTGCAAACCGTATTCAGCTCTGGCAGGTCCTGCGACAATGCCACCAGCTTCATATTCGGTGGGCTAGTGAGAGGGCATTTGAGGCTGTTTCGCCGTTGTCGAGTCGGATAAGTCCTGGCTTGCATGTGTTTTACTCGCCGGTCGAGGCCGGAAGGGCGAAGCGGGATAGTGAGGGGAGGTAAGCGAGCCTATCGTAACTGACCTAGGGCTCTGGGTGGGTTGCAAAGCTGGCGCGGGAATACAGAGTACTGACGCAGTCCTGGAAGGGAGCCGCTGTGCACATTACTGAAGAAGGTGTTTGATGACGAGTTGCGATGTGAGAGTCCTGAGGTATAAACCTAGTTCTCCCGTACCCTGCTTCAGTGACCGAGGTTGACGTCTTATTGTCCAGAAATCCTTCATAACACCTCCCATTCTCTCTAAACGCTTCGCTTCGACGACTGCC carries:
- a CDS encoding putative DnaJ domain protein Psi (transcript_id=CADANIAT00008924), whose protein sequence is MVAETKLYDALGIKPDASQEDIKKAYRKAALKYHPDKNKDDAKAAEKFKEVSQAYEVLSDPEKRKVYDQFGLEYLLRGGPAPTPGGGGPNPFEGGGMPGGFSFGGMPGGGTRTFHFSTGPGGSGGFQFSSADDIFRNFTKASGGMGGFDDDDIFSMLGGGLGGGARSGGPRFRSSRGASASGNGAGAGFQRQSQRAPTPEPTVVEKQLPLTLEEIMSGCKKTVTVKSKTFDASGKRTVQDVTLEATIKPGLRTGSKIKYRGVGDQEEGGRQDVHLIVTEKEHPNFKRHGDNLITTVDLSLKEALTGWTRIVRTIDGKSLRVSKPGPTPPGYEEKFPGLGMTISKKPSERGDLIVRVNVEFPKTLSSSAKEVLRDILP
- a CDS encoding electron transfer flavoprotein subunit beta/FixA family protein (transcript_id=CADANIAT00008925), translating into MASGLRILVPVKRVIDYAIKPRINKTRTGVETAGVKHSLNPFDELSIEEAIRLRERKGPLKVDNILALSAGGPKCVDTLRTAMAMGADRAFHIDVPDSNDGGLEPLTVAKTLKAVVEKENINLVILGKQAIDGDQGQTGQMLAGLLGWPQATQASRVEVKDEQGTVEVEHEVDGGVEILKAKLPMVITTDLRLNEPRYASLPNIMKAKKKPLEKLTLKDLGVEDKRRLKTLKVTEPPARQGGGKVEDVDGLISKLKELGAL
- the tah18 gene encoding NAPDH-dependent diflavin reductase (transcript_id=CADANIAT00008926) → MSGSQSSGSPGSPGPPGPPGRSALVVYGSETGNAQDVAEEVGALAERLHFTTQISELNHVKPESLRSYTIVVFAVSTTGQGDLPANARTFWRSLLLKKLPPTFLSGVRFTWFGLGDSSYPKFNWAARKLYKRLLQLGADEIYPGGEADHQHSSGLEGTFIPWLAGFRKHLLDKYPLPPGQDPIPDDVQLPPKWVLRLRDQEAASEDVSPPDAMGAAVTGDFPDSYRLDNDHRPLHDSLTATLVQNKRVTPQTHWQDVRHLILTVSDPISYAPGDVLTITPKNTAEDVQSLIEMMGWQEQADQLVSLVPRDSTRSTNELPSPPIHSLDSYPRLTLRELLINYLDIRAIPRRSFFAAIAHYTTYEMHKERLLEFTNPEYLDEFWDYTTRPRRSILEILHEFDTVKIPWQHATSTFPIIRARQFSIASGGELKRTSVGGARFELLIAIVKYRTVIKKIREGVCTKYISNLRPGSTLKIQLQRGGLNSSVGQLVGPTMLIGPGTGVAPLRSMLWEKAAIVKSYQEKNPGVDPPIEPTILVYGGRNRAADFFFEDEWQQLSDLIKLKVLTAFSRDQKQKVYVQDVIRENSSLVFNLLHDKGGAVFVCGSSGRMPQAVRETLTEAFQYGNDAGTQPFSRREAEDYLVGMEKTGRYKQETW